AATAGGCATTACCGCTTCTGCTTCTATTTTAATGGAAGGTGTTTTATATAAATAATCCAGCGTCATGGAAACAGTTCCTTCAATAGAGTTTTCCAATGGTACAACAGCTTTTGAAACTTCTCCCTGGTCTACCGCTCTAAAACAGTCTAAAATATTAGCCTGCGGAAGTAATTCTTCATCCGGGAAAAGCTGTGTGGCTGCAAGCTGTGTAAAACTTGCATGAGGCCCCAAAAATGCAATCTTCATATTAATATATAAGGTATAATTAAAAATACAAATGCAAAGGTGCAAATTAATTTCAGAAAAGAGTTCAATGTTGAATAGGTAAATTTAAATGTAAGACCAGGATGATATACCTTTTTTCAATATTGTAATTATCCTGATCTTCCTTGATCTGTAAATTATTTCCAATTGGCCTCAATCAATTCCATTAAAGCATCCGGACACTTGATGATTTTATTTGTTTTTGCATCCAGAAAGAAAAGAGTAGTGGAGGCTTCTGTGATTTTTATCATCTCTTCATTGTAAATTTCATACTCAAATTCAATTCTTACCCCGGGAATTTTTTTTACATAAGTATGAATTTCTAATTTTTGATCATACAAAGCTGGTCTCAAATACTTAATTTTGTACTCTGAAACAGGAAGCCAAATTCCTTGGTTTTCAATTTCATCGTATGACATTCCTATGCTTCGGAAGAGTTCTACCCTTCCAATTTCAAAGTACTGCGCATAGTTGCCGTAGTAGACATATTTCATAGGGTCTGTTTCTCCGTAACGTACTCGTATTGAGTGTGTTGTGTGTATCATTTTTAGTAATAAATTATACATACAAATATATTTTTAAATAATCAATACCCGCAATATTTTTTTTTAAAAAGAAAAAATTGGACCTTTGTCTTCCTTCTAAAAACAGTACTAACAAAGAATTAATCGGGGCAGAATA
This region of Chryseobacterium vaccae genomic DNA includes:
- a CDS encoding acyl-CoA thioesterase, whose protein sequence is MIHTTHSIRVRYGETDPMKYVYYGNYAQYFEIGRVELFRSIGMSYDEIENQGIWLPVSEYKIKYLRPALYDQKLEIHTYVKKIPGVRIEFEYEIYNEEMIKITEASTTLFFLDAKTNKIIKCPDALMELIEANWK